TGGATGGTCCATTTATTGCGCAGTGGCCTGTTCAGAAAGAGCAGATGCCCATATTTCTCACGAAAAGCAAGCAATTGCTGGAACCTTCGGTTACGCTGAATCCGGCAGCGATCAAAGATTAGGTCCGGGAATGATCGCCACTCCCTGGACCAGCCTTTTCCCTCATGAAAAACCATGGCTTCAATTTGTTTGCCGCCGGGGTGTACGTCGGCTGGTGTGAATACATAGATATCGAGTCCCCGCTTGCGCCCTTCAAGAATCATTCTGCGATAAACGCTTCGTTCTTCAAGAGCGCGATGTTCATTTAAGTACAACGTCATAATGCCGAGAACAGGTGAGGACACAAACAATCACCTTCTTTTTGCAGTATTCCTGTCTATCATCGTTTGGACTGACGGGCAAGATAAGCGCTGTAGTGAAATATACGTTCCAATGACCGCCGTCTGATCTGTGGTTCATCAAACTTCATGGGCTTTGCATTGGCTTCGAAGAACCAGAGTTCCCCCAGGTCATCAATGCCCAGATCCATGGACATTTCTCCGAGCGTGAAACCTGATCCCCGTTCTACCTGTCTTGCGATCATTAATGAAGTGGATTTCACACGTTTCATCAGGTTTGTTGACATTTCTTCGCCAAAAAGCTCGGTCAGCAGCTTCTCAGGGTCTTCTACGCTCCCGCCGCGCGGCACATGCGTTGTAATGCTGCGGGAGCCAGCAAGTCTTGCTCCTACACCGGTTACGCTCCATTGGCCCTTGGTGTTCTTTTGTACAAGAACACGCAAATCGAAGGGGCGTTTACGAGAGGATGCCAGTTCAATGCCTTGTTGCATGATATAGGGCGTATGTCCGGTTTCTTTGCGAATTCGTGCCCATAACTTGGCAAGTGTAGATGCTTTATAGGTCGTGCTTCTACGTGTGGTTTGTATTTTGAGACGATAGGGAAGCCGTTCTTTTTCCTGAAATTTAAGCATCATGATTCCTTTGCCAGCTTTGCCGCTCTCGGGCTTAAGGTACAGATAGGGATACGCCCGTAGAACGGCACCCAGAGAAGAAGCACTTCGCATCCGCCGAGTATAAGGGATCAGTTGCTGAGTCGATTTGGATTTCCTGAGCCATTCGAACAGATCCCATTTGTTGAAAAAGAATGGGTTATACAGTTCGATTCCTGATTGCATGCATTCGTCAATTTTACGCTGCACGGAAGGTTTTCCTTCGTCTTCCCGGTTGGGAATACGATTGTACAGAACATGGGGAAGGGGGAAAGGTTGTGAAACCCACTTTCCACTCCCCTTGTTGTACGTATATCCTTTCACGGTTGGACCACTCACGTTCAGATCCCGTACAGTTACAATGTACACCACGTATCCCATGCTCTCGCCTGTCTGTAAGATATCTTGAAAATTTTGATGATTTCCCCTGAACATACGCTGTTTATCATGCATGGTCAAAACAGCAATGACAGGTTTGAAATCATCATGAAGGGTCATCAAATCTCTTCCTTCTTCCGGAACTTGCTCAAATACAGGCAGTGTTCCAAGATGTGCTCCACCGACGATTTGCCCTCCACCCGGAGTGAAGGGTGACGGAAAATGGAGCGCCCGGGTTTGGCGTTCGCTTCGAACATCCATACATGTTCCTCCTGATCAATGCCCAGATCAAAGCCAATCTCACCAATCAGATGCTGGTGCTGGGTTTCAATCGCCTGGGCCAGTGTAATAGCGACGGATTTGGCATGCTGAAGAACTTCTCCCGCACGATCGCCGAAGTTGCGACTGAGCGCCTGCTCAGGAGTCATTAGGGAGCCGCCATTTTTGATGTGTGTTGTGACGCTGCCACGTCCTGCCTTTTTGGCTCCAATCCCGACAACAACCCATTGATTGTTACCATTTTTGTGCATGTGAAAACGGAAATCAATTGGACATTCATCAATCTCAATTAAACGTATTCCCTGCTGAACTACATATCCGCGTAGCTGTTTGCCATGTCTACCCTGAAGCATGCGCATCAGACTGTTGAAGGACCCAAAACGCAGGAGTGCATTACCGCCTTTTTTGCGATAACGTGCGAAATATCCGCGTTTCGGCGAATAAGTCAGGCGGTAGATCCCGTTCCCCAGACTTCCTGCAGTAGGCTTATAGTAGACGAACTGATGGCGTTCCAACATTTCCTTCATCTGTTCAACGGACGGATTGGTAATTGATTCTGGGATATACCGTCCTGCTGCCGGCTCGTTCTCCAGCAACGTATAGATATCCGATTTGTTGAAGAAGCTCCAGTTGAAGAACGGAATTTTTCGGCGAACAAATCGTTCCCGCAGCTGGTTGATGGCTGGTGAGAAGTCTGAACGACGACTTGGTAACCGGTTGTAGACAACATCGGGCAGAGGTACCGTTCTGCGGGTAAAGCTTCCGTTTTCATTCAGAAAAAAACCGGATACCGTCTCATTCTGCCAATTGATATCCCGAGGAGTAAATGCGTAAATGTAGGATTTACGGCTGCCTTCACGGAGTAACTGTTTGATGAAACCAGTACGGGAACCGAATGGATTCGTGCTTGTCGCAGGCCCATCAGAGAGTACACCGATCAGTGGGCCTAACTGGACCTCATCATTTTGCAAATTCCGGAGATAAATACTGCCTCGTTTGGGAACGTTCATCATATTACGGATACCTGAAGCGAGATACAGATGTTTACCTGCTTTTTTGATTGGTTTGATCGTTGCAGGTACCCGGTCACGCCCGAAGCGAAGGTGCACCGTTTTTTTGCCGGACAGGTTGAGGCTCTTCATTAAAGCGTTGGATACATAAACCACTTTATCCGGTTGCTTGGTGAAATGCAGATTGCAAAAGGTCAAACTCATGATTTATCCTCCTATCCTGAAAAGATCCTTGGGCTCCATGGCAAGCGGGCGCTGCGGGCCTCAGCCGCCGTGAATCGGGATGGGTTTCAGGCCAGCTTTGCTGGATGTATTCGGCAATTTCATTGGACGAAAGACGTCCGTGAGAACATGTTGTTGCAACAGATAACGGGCATAGGCAAGCGGCCGAGTATAAGTCAGGGTATGCATGCGTCGGTCGCCCGCTTCTGCGAATGAGGTGCGGCCTGGTTTGGAGTTGACTTCAATTAGCCAGAGTTGGCCTTCTGCATCTGCTCCGAAATCAAGCCCCAATTCGGCTAACCTGCCGAAACGGCTTTCCAGCAGGGTGGGGATAAGAGTAGCAGTCTGCCGGATGCTCTTCAGCAGAGTTTCCGTGCGGATCGTTCCATATCGCTGGAGCAGATATGCGTGGGCAGGATATGCTTTACCCCCACCGTGAAGATTGGACGTGAGTGAACCTTCGGGTCCTTCCCGTACCATACATCCGGTAAGCGTCCAGCGACCTTGCCCATTCTTTTGCATTAGAGCCCGTATGTCGAATGCTCTTCCATGATGGCTAAGCTCCAGATATGGCTGCACGATCATCTTACGCTCAGCCTGATGTAATGCTAGCCAGGAAGATACAGCCTGGGTATGGTTGAATGTAAGAAAAAAGGTTTCATTGTCCTCGTTACGCCCCTCCACGATCCATGTGGATGGAGTCGTTCCCCGAGACAGGCGAAAGGTATTTTTGCCATGAGTCCCGGATACCGGTTTGAAGAACAGTCCTTTGGGCCAACGGTCCAGCCATGTTTCCCAAGGAATATGCGATCCTATCCGGGTTGTGGGAGCGAGTTGTGACCTCAATTCAGGATTTCGGGACAACACACGATGTACCTCCCATTTGCCTGGAAGGGAAGAAGACCAATAACGGTGTTGATCTGTGCCGTTGGTTGGTATCCATTCCTTAAGCTGTTGTCTGACGTACCTGGAGATAGGGCGAAGACAACGATCCATAATGAGATCGACTGCAGGAACAGGTACCGAATTCCACTTCCCTTGATGATAGACGTATCCCCATTGAAGAGGGAGATGGACTGCATCATTCGATATCGGGATCACAATAATCTGAAGGGCGTATTTCATGCTCCCCAAACTGAGACGACGGCAGAAAAGTTCATCCGTAAAGGGAGGTGAGCCTTCGTTTGCACGTACCAGAATGGCCAGTGTCTTGGTCTGAGATGTTGGAAACATTACGCTGCACCTCTCCTCTATCAGATTTGTTTCCAATATGGAATAACTTTTCAAAAACCCGCCAGGTACGTAGAGTATTCAAGCATGGCTTTGACGGAAGGGCGGATCTTGCTCTCACTCAGTGGTGTATTATCATTCTTGGATGGTTTGGAGTTGACTTCGAGCAGCCATACGCGCCCAGTGGTGTCCAGAGCCAGATCAATACCAAGTTCACCAAAATGAGCAGGGATGGCACTCTCGATCCCTTTTGCGATATCCAGTGCTGCGGTGTGTAATCCTGCATACGCGGAAGCTTTGGCTGATCCAGACAACTGTGTTTTGGCAACAGCATCCTTGACGGTGCTGAGACTTCCACCCCGTGCCAGATTGGATACGTAGTGACTCCCGCCTGCAATCCGGGCGACGATGGAGGTTACACTCCATTTACCTGTACGGTTTTTTTGCACGAGCGCACGGAAATCCACGGGTCTGCCACTGTTGTCAATGAGAGTCAGCCCTTGTTGGATCTGATAACGCGTTGTTTTCATTTTCCCCGACATACTGGCATACAGTTTATCCAGAGAAGTATACGTTTGTTTCCGGGTACCCCCGACGCCAGTCGCCAGAGTCAGGAAGCTTCCGTCAGTCTGACGTGAGACCCGGATGATCCCTTTGCCCAAAGAACCACGTACGGGCTTCAGGAATACAACCGGATGTCGGTTGCACATCGTCTTGAGCATGGCGGACGTCTTGAGCAAATGAGACTCGGGA
This Paenibacillus xylanexedens DNA region includes the following protein-coding sequences:
- a CDS encoding YheC/YheD family protein, with translation MTLHDDFKPVIAVLTMHDKQRMFRGNHQNFQDILQTGESMGYVVYIVTVRDLNVSGPTVKGYTYNKGSGKWVSQPFPLPHVLYNRIPNREDEGKPSVQRKIDECMQSGIELYNPFFFNKWDLFEWLRKSKSTQQLIPYTRRMRSASSLGAVLRAYPYLYLKPESGKAGKGIMMLKFQEKERLPYRLKIQTTRRSTTYKASTLAKLWARIRKETGHTPYIMQQGIELASSRKRPFDLRVLVQKNTKGQWSVTGVGARLAGSRSITTHVPRGGSVEDPEKLLTELFGEEMSTNLMKRVKSTSLMIARQVERGSGFTLGEMSMDLGIDDLGELWFFEANAKPMKFDEPQIRRRSLERIFHYSAYLARQSKR
- a CDS encoding YheC/YheD family protein gives rise to the protein MSLTFCNLHFTKQPDKVVYVSNALMKSLNLSGKKTVHLRFGRDRVPATIKPIKKAGKHLYLASGIRNMMNVPKRGSIYLRNLQNDEVQLGPLIGVLSDGPATSTNPFGSRTGFIKQLLREGSRKSYIYAFTPRDINWQNETVSGFFLNENGSFTRRTVPLPDVVYNRLPSRRSDFSPAINQLRERFVRRKIPFFNWSFFNKSDIYTLLENEPAAGRYIPESITNPSVEQMKEMLERHQFVYYKPTAGSLGNGIYRLTYSPKRGYFARYRKKGGNALLRFGSFNSLMRMLQGRHGKQLRGYVVQQGIRLIEIDECPIDFRFHMHKNGNNQWVVVGIGAKKAGRGSVTTHIKNGGSLMTPEQALSRNFGDRAGEVLQHAKSVAITLAQAIETQHQHLIGEIGFDLGIDQEEHVWMFEANAKPGRSIFRHPSLRVEGKSSVEHILEHCLYLSKFRKKEEI
- a CDS encoding YheC/YheD family protein yields the protein MFPTSQTKTLAILVRANEGSPPFTDELFCRRLSLGSMKYALQIIVIPISNDAVHLPLQWGYVYHQGKWNSVPVPAVDLIMDRCLRPISRYVRQQLKEWIPTNGTDQHRYWSSSLPGKWEVHRVLSRNPELRSQLAPTTRIGSHIPWETWLDRWPKGLFFKPVSGTHGKNTFRLSRGTTPSTWIVEGRNEDNETFFLTFNHTQAVSSWLALHQAERKMIVQPYLELSHHGRAFDIRALMQKNGQGRWTLTGCMVREGPEGSLTSNLHGGGKAYPAHAYLLQRYGTIRTETLLKSIRQTATLIPTLLESRFGRLAELGLDFGADAEGQLWLIEVNSKPGRTSFAEAGDRRMHTLTYTRPLAYARYLLQQHVLTDVFRPMKLPNTSSKAGLKPIPIHGG
- a CDS encoding YheC/YheD family protein, with product MSTKKVTIQVTGSGILQDDVIMLGEGVLKALKIPSGRPLQLQFGSFRREVTVIPVPRYDGLRINQTVASKTGLVPRSVLRVSYRSASRTLRLGPYISVLVSQDYPDQPDRPFGSITMFCQELVNACRKQGAYVSFFTPEDIGAVTGYMKGWVYDDGWKKTVLPVADVVNNRLTSRKLENKPSVQHFMKEVKSLYGTQTFNEKFLDKNEVFDALKSISTLKRVLPESHLLKTSAMLKTMCNRHPVVFLKPVRGSLGKGIIRVSRQTDGSFLTLATGVGGTRKQTYTSLDKLYASMSGKMKTTRYQIQQGLTLIDNSGRPVDFRALVQKNRTGKWSVTSIVARIAGGSHYVSNLARGGSLSTVKDAVAKTQLSGSAKASAYAGLHTAALDIAKGIESAIPAHFGELGIDLALDTTGRVWLLEVNSKPSKNDNTPLSESKIRPSVKAMLEYSTYLAGF